The Ignavibacteria bacterium DNA window GTCTATGAAGGCATTTTCGTTTTTCAAAAGTTGAAGCAATCGTTCATTCATTTGTAGTAAATCGGTTTCCGTGAAATATCCATGCGCAATTCCCGATTGATTGGAAATAACAAATATTTTTATTCCCAGTTGATTGAGTTCACGAATCGCATCTGCAGAGTTCGGAATGAGAATTACTTCTTCCGGTGTAGAAATGAAATGGCGTTCTTCGATAATGGTTCCGTCTCGGTCGAGGAATACGGCAATGTTAGTGTTCACTTGGTATTATTATGATAACACGAATTGATATGCGATTGAGAGATTTGAGTTTGAATGCACATCTCATATCATTTTATACAATTGCTCGTACTCTCGCGCCGATTTTTCCCACGAAAAATCTTTTGTCATTCCGCGTAGCATTATGTACCGCCACACATCGGGTCGAAACTGATAGATGGAAACAGCGCGCATTATCGTTTCGTACAAATCAAAAGCAGAATAGTTCAAAAACGTAAATCCTGTTCCGCTTTCTCCGCTATCGGAAATATTTTCAATCGTATCAACAAGTCCTCCTACAGCGCGGACAATCGGAACCGTTCCGTAGCGCAAACTATACATTTGATTTAATCCGCACGGTTCATACTTCGACGGCATCAGAAACATATCGCATCCAGCTTCAATAAGATGAGCAAGTTCATCGCTGAAACCAAGATAGACGCCGACTTTATCGGGGAATGATTTTTCCAGTTCCGTAAAAAAACGTTCATATTTATGTTCGCCGGAACCAAGAACGACAAGTTGTACGTTGTGTTGCAAAAGTCCGTGCGACATCCCTGCGATAATATCCAATCCTTTTTGGTCAACGAGGCGCGAAATAATTCCGATAAGCGGAACGTTCCAACGATAGGGTAATCGAAACGTGCGTATCAACGATTCTTTGTTGCGGTATTTCGCTTCGAGATTGTACACATCGAAGCGGAACGGAATGAGTTTGTCGGTTGCAGGATTCCACGAAGTTGTATCAATGCCGTTGACGATTCCGAACAACGTATTTTTTCGTTTCCGAAGTAATCCTTCCAACTTGTTTCCGAATTCTTCCGTAGAACAAATTTCTTCTGCATAGCGTTTGCTGACGGTGGTGATGGCGTCGGCAAAGATTATTCCCGCTTTCATAAAATTAATGCCACCATAAAACTCGAGAAATTCTTTGTCGAGCGCCCATTCGGGAAGTCCGGTGTTGAAAAATTTATTGATGCCGAACACTCCTTGATACGCAAGATTATGAATCGTGAATACTGTTTTTGTGTTTGCGAAGAATGCATCGCGAGCGTAAAATATTTTCAGATACGGACACACCAGCGCAGTTTGCCAATCGTTGCAGTGAATAATATCGGGACGAAAGTTGATGCGCTTGCAAAGTTCAGGAACAACTTTTGAAAAGAAAATAAATCGTTCGTCATTATCCGCGAAATCCGTATTTCGTTCTGTATCATTATACAATCCGTTGCGGTCGAAATAATAGTTGTTTGCAACAAAATACACAGGCGTTTCGTTTCGTTCGTTGCCAATAGTTGAAAACATTATTGTTGCACTTGTCGTTGTGTTGCCGACTGTTTGCACGATTTCTCCGATTCCATCAGCAACGTGCAAGATATTTTTCTTCACGTCCACGTTGCGATATTGCGGAGTAACCACGCGAACATCGTGTCCCAATGCTTTCAATGCTTTGGGAAGCGCTCCGCTCACATCGGCAAGCCCGCCGGTTTTGGAAAACGGTTCGACTTCGCTGGAAACAAAAAGGATATTCATTATTCGTTTGCCCGCGCGGCGGGTGAAATTCTTGATTATTTTTTGTTGGAAAAAAACTGGAAAAAGATACGAAAAAAGTACTGTGTAAGAGTTTCTTTTTCCGATGAACGCACAATGAACGGAAAGACGAAAAAATCTTCGACAAGGTTCCTATGCGTTGTTCACTTGCTTGAAATGGTAAAAAAACATTCTATAATGGATGAAGAAAAATACGAAATTCACTTTGACGGAAGGAACTACCATAGCGGGACATATTTTTATCGGCTCACTGTAACGCAGCAAGGCATGTTGCGTTACACAGAAACCAAAAAACTTTTGCTGATGAAATAGAGAAATACTTTTGAAATTGAGCGAACAATTTTTCAAATAAAAAACCGTGTTCAAGTGAGAACACGGTTTTCCTTTTTTCTAAAAAAAAAGTTAACACTCTTCTACCGCAATACCACTCATCAAATCTTTTGCGGCTTCGTGCGCGTCTTTGCCTTCAAAAATTATTTTATGCACTTCGTTGATAATCGGCGTTTCTACGTTATATTGTTTTGCAAGTGCGACGGCGGATTTTGTTGTTGCAACTCCTTCGGCAACCATTTCCATTTCGCGCAGAATAAATTCCCATTTTCTTCCTTTTCCCAATTGCTCGCCAACGTAACGATTTCTGCTGTGTTTACTCGTGCAGGTAACAAACAAATCACCAACGCCCGCAAGTCCGTAA harbors:
- the glgA gene encoding glycogen synthase GlgA encodes the protein MNILFVSSEVEPFSKTGGLADVSGALPKALKALGHDVRVVTPQYRNVDVKKNILHVADGIGEIVQTVGNTTTSATIMFSTIGNERNETPVYFVANNYYFDRNGLYNDTERNTDFADNDERFIFFSKVVPELCKRINFRPDIIHCNDWQTALVCPYLKIFYARDAFFANTKTVFTIHNLAYQGVFGINKFFNTGLPEWALDKEFLEFYGGINFMKAGIIFADAITTVSKRYAEEICSTEEFGNKLEGLLRKRKNTLFGIVNGIDTTSWNPATDKLIPFRFDVYNLEAKYRNKESLIRTFRLPYRWNVPLIGIISRLVDQKGLDIIAGMSHGLLQHNVQLVVLGSGEHKYERFFTELEKSFPDKVGVYLGFSDELAHLIEAGCDMFLMPSKYEPCGLNQMYSLRYGTVPIVRAVGGLVDTIENISDSGESGTGFTFLNYSAFDLYETIMRAVSIYQFRPDVWRYIMLRGMTKDFSWEKSAREYEQLYKMI